A region of Gammaproteobacteria bacterium DNA encodes the following proteins:
- a CDS encoding outer membrane protein assembly factor BamD, whose translation MRLATMMLVLFGLLGGCGLLPKQIDETKDWSAQRLYSAAKDAMNGADWEKAIGLFEKLEARYPFGRYAQQALLESAYAYYKFDEPESAIAAVDRFLKTYPRHPHSDYAYYLRGLVNFSRGDTLIDRFLPRDPTERDAGATRQAFLDFSELVKQFPDSRYAQDASQRMVFLRSNLAQYEMHVADFYMRRGAYVAAANRASQVIEGYQGTPAVPEALETLVRAYRKLGLEDLAADAQRVLQLNYPERAAKL comes from the coding sequence ATGCGTCTCGCTACGATGATGTTGGTCCTGTTCGGTCTGCTCGGCGGCTGCGGGCTACTGCCCAAGCAGATCGACGAAACCAAGGACTGGTCTGCCCAACGACTCTACTCCGCCGCCAAGGACGCGATGAACGGCGCCGATTGGGAAAAGGCGATCGGTCTGTTCGAGAAACTGGAGGCGCGCTATCCCTTCGGCCGTTACGCCCAGCAGGCCCTGCTGGAATCGGCCTATGCCTACTACAAGTTCGACGAGCCGGAATCGGCCATCGCCGCCGTCGACCGCTTCCTGAAGACCTACCCGCGGCACCCGCATTCGGATTATGCCTACTATCTGCGCGGCCTGGTGAATTTCTCTCGCGGCGATACCCTCATCGACCGCTTCCTGCCACGCGACCCGACCGAGCGCGACGCTGGCGCAACCCGCCAGGCCTTCCTCGACTTCAGCGAGTTGGTGAAGCAGTTCCCGGACAGCCGCTACGCCCAGGACGCCAGCCAGCGCATGGTGTTCCTGCGCAGCAATCTCGCCCAGTACGAAATGCACGTCGCCGACTTCTACATGCGCCGCGGTGCCTACGTGGCCGCCGCCAATCGCGCCAGCCAGGTCATCGAGGGCTACCAGGGCACACCCGCCGTACCGGAGGCGCTGGAGACACTCGTGCGCGCCTACCGCAAACTCGGCCTGGAGGACCTCGCCGCCGACGCCCAGCGTGTACTGCAGCTCAACTACCCGGAGCGCGCGGCGAAGCTTTGA
- a CDS encoding P-II family nitrogen regulator, with translation MKKVEAIIKPFKLDDVREALSEIGIAGMTAIEVKGFGRQKGHTELYRGAEYVVDFLPKVKLEIVVGDDQLERCIEAITGAARTGKIGDGKIFVSDVAKVIRIRTGEQDNEAI, from the coding sequence ATGAAGAAGGTAGAGGCCATCATCAAGCCGTTCAAGCTGGACGATGTGCGCGAGGCACTGTCGGAAATCGGCATTGCCGGGATGACGGCCATCGAGGTCAAGGGCTTCGGTCGTCAGAAGGGCCACACCGAACTCTATCGCGGTGCCGAATACGTGGTGGATTTTCTGCCCAAGGTGAAGCTGGAGATCGTCGTTGGCGACGATCAGCTGGAGCGCTGCATCGAGGCGATCACCGGCGCCGCCCGTACCGGCAAGATCGGTGATGGCAAGATCTTCGTCAGCGACGTCGCCAAGGTCATCCGTATCCGTACCGGTGAACAGGACAATGAGGCGATCTGA